A window from Dama dama isolate Ldn47 chromosome 11, ASM3311817v1, whole genome shotgun sequence encodes these proteins:
- the LOC133065531 gene encoding protein FAM136A-like, which produces MAELQQLRVQEAVDSRVKSLARENIWKMQGLTFRCSAACCEGSQGSMQQVHQCIERCHAPLAQAQALVTSELEKFQDHLAWRTMYCNDKAKDSIDAGSKELHVKRQLETCLTKCVDDQINLIPTMTRKMKESLSSMGK; this is translated from the coding sequence ATGGCGGAGCTGCAGCAGCTCCGGGTGCAGGAGGCGGTGGACTCCAGGGTGAAGAGTCTGGCGAGGGAGAATATCTGGAAGATGCAGGGCCTTACGTTCCGGTGCAGCGCCGCCTGTTGTGAGGGAAGCCAGGGGTCCATGCAGCAAGTGCACCAGTGCATTGAACGCTGCCATGCACCTCTGGCTCAAGCCCAGGCCCTGGTGACCAGCGAGTTGGAGAAGTTCCAGGACCACCTGGCCTGGCGCACTATGTATTGCAATGACAAGGCCAAAGATTCAATAGATGCAGGGAGTAAGGAGCTTCACGTGAAGCGGCAGCTGGAGACCTGCCTGACCAAGTGTGTGGATGACCAAATAAACCTCATCCCAACCATGACCAGGAAGATGAAGGAGTCGCTCTCATCCATGGGGAAATAG